TTCTGACAACATGGGCTTCCGCGCCCACGCATATCGCAACGAAACCCGGCCCGATCACCTCGATGGAGCAGATGCAGGGCCTCAAGATCCGCGCGCCTTCGGCAACGGCAGGGATGGTCGTCGGAGAGATGGGCGCGGTCACCGTGCAAAAGCCGGTCACCGAAATCTATGAACTGGCCTCCAGCGGTATCGTCGACGGCACTTTCTTCAGCTACGGGCCGATGATCTCGTGGAAGACAAAGGACATCTTCCAGAACGTCACCTTGATGCCCGGCGGCATGGGCCAGTCGGTGATTGCCGTGCTGATGAACCAGGCCAAATTCGACAGCCTGTCCGAAGAAGACCGCACCGCGATCATGGAAGTCTCGGGCGAGAAACTGGCCCGTGCCTTTGGCGCCGCGTGGCAGAACGACGAGGACGTGGCCTTTGCCGATCTTGGGAACCTGAACGTCGTGGAAGCGCCCGAGGAGTTCTTCAACGCGTTCAGCGAAGCCATCGCACCGGTCGAGGCGGAGTGGGTCGAGAAAGCCAAAGCTGCGGGTCTCGAAGACCCTGCCGCGACGCTCGAAAACTTCCGCGCATTGCTGAAGGCCGCGCAAACGAACTGAGCCGGCTGACCAGTCAGCGGGGGGTGGTGCGGATCTGTCCGCGCCACCCCTTTTTTATGCGCGCCCTGTCCGGCGCGCGGGGCCACTCAGCCTTGCGTATCAGACCGACCCCGCGCGTAGATCGCGACACCACCCGCCAATTCGGCAGATCTCCGGTTCCTCACAACAAGCGGGGTCACTCGGTCACGCCCCACCCGCACAGCTGCCGTGGCGGGTGAAGCGGCCCTGCATCACAAATCGATACGCCGCAGCCTCAGCGAGTTGCCGATCACCGAAACCGAAGACAGGCTCATTGCCGCGGCTGCAATCATGGGCGACAGCAGAACGCCGAAAATCGGGAACAGGATGCCCGCTGCGATCGGAACGCCCGCCATGTTGTAGATGAACGCGAAAACGAGGTTCTGTCGGATGTTGCGCATGGTGGCCTGCGCCAGCACCCGCGCCCGCACGATGCCGCCAAGATCCCCCTTCAGAAGGGTGACGCCCGCGCTTTCGACCGCGACATCGGCGCCCGTGCCCATGGCGATACCGACATCCGCCGCCGCAAGGGCAGGGGCGTCGTTCACGCCGTCACCGGCCATGGCGACCGAATAGCCCTTGTCCTTCAGCTCCGCGATCAGATCCGCCTTGTCTTCGGGCGATACCTCGGCGCGGACCTCGTCAATCGACAGGTCGCGGGCCACGGCGTCTGCGGTGCCCTGGCTGTCTCCGGTCGCCATGATGATCTTGAGACCGGCAGCGTGCAGATCACGGATCGCCGCGGGGGTCGTCTCCTTGATGCGGTCGGCAACGGCCACGATCCCGGCAAGTTTCGCATCTGCGACAAGGAGCATGGCGGTCTTCCCGCTATTCTGGAAGGCCGCAAGCCGGTCTTTGACAGCCGAGATGTCGACGCCCAGATCCTGCGTCAGGGCCGTGTTGCCAAGGGCCACTTCGGTTCCGTCAATGCTGCCGCGAACGCCCTTGCCCGTGACCGCAGTGAAATCCGCAAGCTCGAGCTTGTCGGCCCCGCGGTCCTCGGCGCCTTTCAGGATCGCCTCGGCGAGAGGATGCTCCGAGCCGCGTTCCAACGCGGCAGCATAGGCCAGGACCTCTTTCTCGGTGTGATCGCCCAGGGCGACGACATCCGTCAGGGTCGGCTTGCCTTCGGTCAGGGTCCCGGTCTTGTCGAGCACGAGAACATCCACCTTCGCGAACCGCTCCAGCGCTTCGGCGTCGCGTATCAGCACACCCGCCTGTGCCCCGCGTCCGGTGGCCACCATGATCGACATCGGTGTGGCAAGGCCCAGGGCACAGGGGCAGGCGATGATCAGAACGCTGACGGCGGCGACAACCGCATAGCCGAGTGCCGGTGTCGGGCCGACCGCCATCCAGATCGCGAAAGCCAGCACCGCGACACCGATGACGATGGGCACGAAATAGCCCGCCACCCGGTCCGCCATC
Above is a genomic segment from Sulfitobacter sp. HNIBRBA3233 containing:
- a CDS encoding TRAP transporter substrate-binding protein; this translates as MFNTSLKTLTAGAIVAACALALPAAAQETVLKYSSWFPESHSTNTVLKAWIAEVEEATDGRVTVEYLPKTVQGPREQFDVVVDGLADIVIVLPGYTPGRFPVLEIGELPLLVDTDEATLAPAFYTLYETEIAATEPFKGAKVLTTWASAPTHIATKPGPITSMEQMQGLKIRAPSATAGMVVGEMGAVTVQKPVTEIYELASSGIVDGTFFSYGPMISWKTKDIFQNVTLMPGGMGQSVIAVLMNQAKFDSLSEEDRTAIMEVSGEKLARAFGAAWQNDEDVAFADLGNLNVVEAPEEFFNAFSEAIAPVEAEWVEKAKAAGLEDPAATLENFRALLKAAQTN